A part of Bacillus solimangrovi genomic DNA contains:
- the rpoB gene encoding DNA-directed RNA polymerase subunit beta — protein sequence MTGQLVQYGRHRQRRSYARISEVLELPNLIEIQSASNQWFLDEGLREMFQDISPVEDFTGNLSLEFIDYSLGEPKYSVGEAKQRDVTYSAPLRVKVRLINKETGEVKEQDVFMGDFPLMTETGTFIINGAERVIVSQLVRSPSVYYSSKIDKNGKRGFTATVIPNRGAWLEYETDAKDVVYVRIDRTRKLPITVLLRALGFGSDQEIIDLIGENEYLKNTLEKDNTENTEKALLEIYERLRPGEPPTVDNAKSLLESRFFDPKRYDLANVGRYKINKKLHIKNRLFNQRLAETLVDTETGEIIAEAGTLLERRVLDKLIDHLDNGLGFRVVSPHGGVLDEDVDVQSIKIIAPSDPEGEKVINVIGNGNTDKSIKNIAPADIIASISYFFNLLHDVGDTDDIDHLGNRRLRSVGELLQNQFRIGLSRMERVIRERMSIQDTNAITPQALINIRPVIASIKEFFGSSQLSQFMDQTNPLAELTHKRRLSALGPGGLTRERAGFEVRDVHYSHYGRMCPIETPEGPNIGLINSLSSYAKVNKFGFIETPYRRVDPETGKVTSQIDYLTADEEDHYVVAQANALLSEDGAFLDEEVVARFRGDNTLVKRERLDYMDVSPKQVVSAATACIPFLENDDSNRALMGANMQRQAVPLMNPEAPLVGTGMEYVSGKDSGAAVICKHEGIVEKVEARNVYVREVKEIDGQEIKGNLHKYEMQKYIRSNQGTCYNQRPIVSTGNRVTKGEILADGPSMEDGELALGRNVVVGFMTWDGYNYEDAIIMSERLVKDDVYTSIHIEEYESEARDTKLGPEEITRDIPNVGEDALRNLDERGIIRVGAEVTDGDLLVGKVTPKGVTELTAEERLLHAIFGEKAREVRDTSLRVPHGGGGIVLDVKIFNREDGDELPPGVNQLVRVYIVQKRKISEGDKMAGRHGNKGVISRILPEEDMPYLPDGTPIDIMLNPLGVPSRMNIGQVLELHLGMAARQLGIHVASPVFDGAREEDVWETLEEAGMSRDAKTILYDGRTGEPFDNRVSVGVMYMIKLAHMVDDKLHARSTGPYSLVTQQPLGGKAQFGGQRFGEMEVWALEAYGAAYTLQEILTVKSDDVIGRVKTYEAIVKGENVPEPGVPESFKVLIKELQSLGMDVKMLSSDEEEIEMRELDEEEEQQSADKLNLTTGSNN from the coding sequence TTGACAGGTCAACTAGTTCAGTATGGACGCCACCGCCAACGCAGAAGTTACGCACGAATCAGTGAAGTATTGGAGCTTCCGAATTTAATCGAAATCCAATCTGCATCCAATCAGTGGTTTCTTGATGAGGGTTTACGGGAGATGTTTCAAGACATTTCTCCAGTTGAAGATTTTACAGGTAACCTCTCATTAGAGTTTATTGATTACAGCTTGGGAGAGCCAAAATATTCAGTTGGAGAAGCGAAACAGCGAGATGTAACTTACTCTGCACCGTTGCGAGTTAAGGTGCGGTTGATTAATAAAGAAACTGGCGAAGTGAAAGAACAAGATGTATTCATGGGTGATTTCCCATTAATGACAGAGACAGGTACTTTTATTATCAATGGGGCAGAACGTGTAATTGTATCACAGCTCGTTCGTTCGCCAAGTGTTTATTACAGCAGTAAAATCGATAAGAACGGTAAGAGAGGGTTTACAGCTACCGTTATTCCAAACCGTGGTGCTTGGCTAGAGTATGAAACAGATGCAAAAGATGTCGTATATGTTCGCATTGATCGTACTCGAAAACTGCCTATTACGGTACTTTTGCGTGCGCTTGGGTTTGGTTCTGATCAAGAAATCATCGATTTAATCGGTGAGAATGAATATCTAAAGAATACTTTAGAAAAAGACAATACAGAAAATACAGAGAAGGCACTTCTTGAAATCTATGAACGTCTACGTCCGGGTGAACCACCTACTGTAGATAATGCGAAGAGTTTGCTTGAGTCACGTTTCTTTGATCCAAAGCGATACGATTTAGCGAATGTAGGGCGTTATAAGATTAACAAGAAGCTTCACATTAAGAATCGTTTGTTTAATCAACGTTTAGCAGAAACATTAGTTGACACTGAAACTGGTGAAATTATTGCTGAAGCTGGAACGTTATTAGAGAGACGTGTCTTAGATAAGTTAATTGACCACCTAGATAACGGTCTTGGATTCCGTGTTGTAAGTCCACATGGTGGCGTTTTAGATGAGGATGTTGATGTTCAGTCAATTAAAATCATTGCACCTAGTGACCCAGAAGGTGAAAAAGTCATAAATGTTATCGGAAACGGTAATACGGACAAATCAATTAAAAATATTGCGCCTGCAGATATCATTGCATCAATTAGTTATTTCTTTAACTTATTACATGATGTAGGTGACACGGACGATATCGACCACCTTGGAAATCGTCGCTTGCGTTCGGTAGGAGAGCTATTGCAAAACCAATTCAGAATTGGTCTTTCTAGAATGGAACGTGTAATTCGTGAACGTATGTCCATTCAAGATACGAATGCAATTACCCCACAAGCATTAATTAACATTCGACCGGTTATTGCATCAATCAAAGAATTCTTCGGTAGTTCTCAATTGTCACAATTCATGGATCAAACGAATCCACTTGCTGAGTTAACTCACAAACGTCGTTTATCCGCATTAGGACCAGGTGGTTTGACACGTGAGCGTGCAGGATTTGAAGTACGTGACGTTCACTATTCACACTATGGTCGAATGTGTCCGATTGAAACACCTGAGGGACCAAATATCGGGTTAATCAATTCACTTTCTTCGTATGCCAAAGTTAATAAGTTTGGATTCATTGAAACGCCGTATCGACGTGTAGATCCTGAGACAGGAAAGGTTACTTCGCAAATCGATTACCTTACAGCTGACGAAGAGGACCATTATGTTGTCGCACAGGCTAATGCGCTTTTAAGTGAAGATGGTGCTTTCTTAGATGAAGAAGTTGTAGCTCGTTTCCGTGGTGATAATACGCTAGTTAAGAGAGAGCGCCTTGATTATATGGATGTATCTCCGAAACAAGTTGTATCTGCGGCGACAGCATGTATTCCTTTCTTAGAAAACGATGACTCAAACCGTGCACTAATGGGTGCGAACATGCAACGTCAAGCAGTTCCGCTAATGAACCCGGAAGCACCACTTGTTGGAACAGGTATGGAATATGTATCTGGTAAGGATTCAGGTGCAGCAGTTATTTGTAAACATGAAGGAATTGTCGAGAAAGTTGAAGCTCGTAATGTTTATGTTCGTGAAGTGAAAGAAATTGATGGTCAAGAAATAAAAGGTAATTTGCACAAATATGAGATGCAAAAGTATATTCGCTCAAACCAAGGTACTTGTTATAATCAACGTCCAATTGTAAGCACTGGAAATCGTGTTACGAAAGGTGAAATTCTTGCGGATGGACCTTCCATGGAAGATGGGGAACTAGCACTGGGACGAAATGTGGTAGTTGGCTTCATGACGTGGGACGGATATAACTATGAAGATGCCATTATTATGAGTGAACGTCTTGTGAAAGATGATGTATATACATCAATTCATATTGAAGAATATGAATCTGAAGCACGTGATACGAAGCTAGGGCCAGAAGAAATCACTCGTGATATTCCGAATGTCGGTGAAGATGCTCTTCGTAACTTAGACGAACGCGGAATTATCCGTGTCGGTGCTGAAGTGACTGACGGTGATTTACTAGTTGGTAAAGTTACACCTAAGGGAGTAACTGAATTAACTGCTGAAGAACGATTGTTACATGCAATCTTCGGTGAGAAAGCTCGTGAAGTTCGAGATACATCACTTCGTGTTCCACATGGTGGAGGCGGTATTGTACTTGATGTTAAAATATTCAATCGTGAAGATGGCGATGAGTTACCACCAGGTGTTAACCAGCTTGTACGTGTCTATATTGTTCAGAAACGTAAAATTTCTGAAGGAGATAAGATGGCGGGTCGTCACGGAAATAAAGGTGTAATTTCTCGTATTCTTCCTGAAGAAGATATGCCGTACCTTCCAGATGGAACACCAATTGATATTATGTTAAACCCATTAGGAGTACCATCTCGAATGAACATTGGACAGGTACTTGAACTACATCTTGGAATGGCAGCACGTCAACTAGGAATTCACGTTGCATCTCCTGTATTTGATGGAGCTCGTGAAGAAGATGTGTGGGAAACATTAGAAGAAGCAGGTATGTCACGTGATGCAAAAACAATTTTGTATGATGGACGTACTGGTGAACCGTTTGATAACCGTGTATCTGTAGGTGTAATGTATATGATTAAGCTTGCACACATGGTTGATGATAAGCTACATGCTCGTTCAACTGGTCCATACTCTCTTGTAACTCAACAACCTCTTGGAGGTAAGGCTCAATTCGGAGGTCAGCGTTTTGGAGAGATGGAAGTATGGGCGCTTGAAGCATACGGTGCAGCATATACACTTCAAGAAATCTTAACTGTTAAGTCTGATGATGTTATCGGACGTGTGAAAACTTATGAAGCTATAGTTAAAGGTGAAAACGTCCCGGAACCAGGTGTTCCTGAGTCATTTAAAGTATTAATTAAAGAACTTCAAAGCCTTGGTATGGATGTTAAGATGTTGTCTAGCGATGAAGAAGAAATTGAAATGCGTGAACTTGATGAAGAAGAAGAACAACAATCTGCGGATAAGTTGAATTTGACAACAGGGTCAAACAACTAA
- the rpoC gene encoding DNA-directed RNA polymerase subunit beta' — protein MLDVNNFEYMKIGLASPDKIRSWSYGEVKKPETINYRTLKPEKDGLFCERIFGPTKDWECHCGKYKRVRYKGVVCDRCGVEVTKAKVRRERMGHIELAAPVSHIWYFKGIPSRMGLALDMSPRALEEVIYFASYVVTDVGDTPLEKKQLLSEKEYRAYRDKYGQTFQAQMGAEAIRKVLKDLDLDKEVDMLKEELKTAQGQRRTRAIKRLEVLEAFRNSGNDPSWMILDVLPVIPPELRPMVQLDGGRFATSDLNDLYRRVINRNNRLKRLLDLGAPSIIVQNEKRMLQEAVDALIDNGRRGRPVTGPGNRPLKSLSHMLKGKQGRFRQNLLGKRVDYSGRSVIVVGPNLKMYQCGLPKEMALELFKPFVMKELVGRGLAHNIKSAKRKIERIHPEIWDVLEEVIKEHPVLLNRAPTLHRLGIQAFEPTLVEGRAIRLHPLVCTAYNADFDGDQMAVHVPLSAEAQAEARLLMLAAQNILNPKDGKPVVTPSQDMVLGNYYLTLERKDAVGEGLIFKDTNEALLAYQNGYAHLHTRVAIDASSLQNPTFTDEQNNKLLLTTVGKLIFNEILPESFPYLNEPTKTNLEQSTPNEYFVPRDVNVKDELKKREIVKPFKKGMLGDIIAEVFKKFQIIETSKMLDRMKDLGFKYSTKAGITVGVSDIIVLAEKKQILEKAEESVQKVLKQFKRGLITEEERYSRVISIWTDAKDVIQGKLMKSLDESNPIFMMSDSGARGNASNFTQLAGMRGLMASPSGKIMELPIKSSFREGLTVLEYFISTHGARKGLADTALKTADSGYLTRRLVDVAQDVIVREEDCGTDRGLKVASIREGNEIIEYLNERLLGRYSFENVKHPETGELLVGINDIITEDIADAITNAGIEEITIRSAFACNTRHGVCKKCYGRNLATGSDVEVGEAVGIIAAQSIGEPGTQLTMRTFHTGGVAGDDITQGLPRIQELFEARNPKGQAVISEIAGEVSAINEVKEKQEIVVQGIVESRSYAVPYGARIKVTEGQRVSAGQELTEGSVDPKELLKIKGVDGVQDYLLREVQKVYRMQGVEIGDKHIEVMARQMLRKIRVIDAGDTEVLPGSLLEIHQFRDANKDVLAKGGQPAIGRPVLLGITKASLETDSFLSAASFQETTRVLTDSAIKGKRDELLGLKENVIIGKLVPAGTGMNRYRSVDLVKQGNEEAEAGEVMVEKQ, from the coding sequence TTGCTAGATGTAAATAACTTCGAATATATGAAAATCGGTCTCGCTTCACCCGATAAAATTCGCTCATGGTCCTATGGCGAAGTGAAGAAACCTGAAACGATTAATTATCGTACATTGAAGCCAGAGAAAGATGGTCTGTTCTGCGAACGGATCTTTGGACCTACGAAAGACTGGGAATGTCATTGTGGTAAATACAAACGTGTCCGTTATAAAGGTGTAGTTTGTGATCGTTGTGGTGTTGAAGTAACAAAAGCAAAAGTACGTCGTGAGCGCATGGGGCACATTGAACTGGCTGCCCCAGTTTCTCACATTTGGTATTTCAAAGGTATTCCAAGCCGTATGGGTCTTGCATTAGATATGTCTCCACGTGCCTTGGAGGAAGTGATTTATTTTGCTTCATATGTTGTAACTGATGTTGGAGATACTCCACTTGAGAAGAAGCAATTGCTTTCTGAGAAAGAATATCGAGCATACCGGGACAAATATGGTCAAACATTCCAAGCGCAAATGGGTGCTGAAGCTATACGGAAAGTTCTAAAAGACCTTGATCTCGATAAAGAGGTCGACATGTTGAAAGAAGAGTTGAAAACAGCTCAAGGTCAACGTCGTACGCGTGCAATTAAGCGACTAGAAGTATTAGAAGCATTCCGCAATTCAGGTAATGATCCTTCGTGGATGATTCTTGATGTATTACCTGTTATTCCACCTGAACTACGTCCTATGGTTCAGTTAGATGGTGGAAGATTCGCTACGTCTGACTTGAACGATTTATATCGTCGTGTTATCAATCGTAATAACCGTTTAAAACGTTTATTAGACTTAGGAGCACCTAGCATTATCGTTCAAAATGAAAAACGTATGCTACAAGAAGCAGTTGATGCACTGATTGATAATGGTCGTCGTGGTCGTCCTGTTACAGGACCGGGAAACCGTCCATTGAAATCACTATCACATATGCTAAAAGGTAAACAAGGTCGTTTCCGTCAAAACTTACTTGGTAAACGTGTTGATTATTCAGGACGTTCTGTAATCGTTGTAGGACCTAATCTGAAAATGTATCAGTGTGGTTTACCGAAAGAGATGGCTCTTGAGTTATTCAAACCATTTGTAATGAAAGAGCTTGTCGGAAGAGGCCTTGCTCATAACATTAAGAGTGCGAAACGTAAAATTGAGCGTATTCATCCTGAGATTTGGGATGTGCTTGAAGAGGTCATTAAAGAACACCCAGTGTTACTTAACCGCGCTCCTACGTTGCACAGACTTGGGATTCAAGCGTTTGAACCAACACTTGTTGAAGGACGTGCAATTCGCTTGCATCCACTTGTATGTACTGCATACAACGCTGACTTTGACGGAGACCAAATGGCTGTACACGTACCTCTTTCAGCTGAAGCACAAGCAGAAGCTCGTTTACTTATGCTTGCTGCCCAAAACATTTTGAATCCGAAAGATGGTAAGCCAGTTGTTACGCCATCACAAGATATGGTATTAGGTAACTACTACCTTACACTTGAGCGAAAAGATGCTGTTGGTGAAGGTTTGATTTTCAAAGATACGAATGAAGCGTTGCTTGCTTATCAAAATGGATATGCTCACCTTCATACGCGTGTAGCGATTGATGCATCTTCACTACAAAATCCAACATTTACTGATGAACAAAACAATAAGTTGTTGTTAACAACTGTTGGTAAGTTGATTTTCAACGAGATATTACCGGAATCATTCCCATATCTCAATGAACCGACTAAAACGAATCTCGAACAAAGTACGCCTAACGAATATTTCGTACCAAGAGATGTGAACGTGAAAGACGAACTTAAAAAACGGGAGATTGTTAAACCGTTTAAGAAAGGAATGCTCGGTGATATCATCGCTGAGGTATTCAAGAAGTTCCAAATCATCGAAACATCTAAGATGCTTGATCGTATGAAAGATCTTGGATTCAAATATTCAACTAAAGCTGGTATTACAGTTGGTGTCTCCGATATCATCGTATTAGCAGAAAAGAAACAGATCCTTGAAAAAGCTGAAGAGAGTGTTCAAAAGGTTCTTAAGCAATTCAAGCGTGGTTTAATCACGGAAGAAGAACGTTATAGCCGTGTAATCTCGATCTGGACTGATGCAAAAGATGTTATCCAAGGCAAACTAATGAAGTCATTAGATGAGTCTAACCCAATCTTTATGATGAGTGACTCTGGGGCCCGTGGTAATGCATCAAACTTTACTCAGCTTGCTGGTATGCGTGGTTTGATGGCGAGTCCATCGGGGAAAATTATGGAATTACCAATCAAATCAAGTTTCCGCGAAGGTCTTACTGTTTTGGAATACTTCATTTCAACGCACGGTGCGCGTAAAGGTCTAGCTGATACAGCACTTAAGACTGCCGATTCTGGTTATTTAACTCGTCGTCTTGTAGATGTAGCACAAGATGTAATCGTAAGGGAAGAAGATTGCGGAACTGACCGTGGTTTGAAGGTTGCGTCAATTCGCGAGGGCAACGAAATAATTGAATACTTAAACGAGCGTCTTCTAGGACGATACTCGTTTGAAAATGTTAAACACCCAGAAACTGGTGAATTACTAGTGGGTATAAATGACATCATCACTGAAGATATTGCTGACGCGATTACGAATGCTGGTATTGAAGAAATAACAATTCGTTCGGCATTTGCTTGTAATACTCGTCATGGTGTGTGTAAGAAGTGTTATGGTCGTAACTTGGCAACAGGATCTGATGTTGAGGTTGGTGAAGCTGTTGGAATTATCGCAGCTCAATCTATCGGTGAACCAGGTACACAGTTAACGATGCGTACTTTCCACACTGGTGGGGTAGCTGGTGACGATATTACTCAAGGTTTACCGCGTATCCAAGAGTTGTTTGAAGCGCGTAATCCGAAAGGTCAAGCAGTCATTAGTGAAATTGCAGGTGAAGTATCTGCAATTAATGAAGTGAAAGAGAAACAAGAAATCGTTGTTCAAGGTATAGTTGAATCACGTTCGTATGCTGTACCTTACGGTGCACGAATTAAAGTCACTGAAGGACAAAGGGTTTCTGCTGGTCAAGAGTTAACGGAAGGTTCCGTTGATCCGAAGGAATTACTGAAGATTAAAGGTGTCGATGGTGTTCAAGATTACTTATTGCGCGAAGTACAGAAAGTATATCGTATGCAAGGGGTAGAAATTGGAGATAAACACATTGAAGTAATGGCTCGCCAAATGCTTCGAAAAATTCGTGTTATTGATGCTGGAGATACTGAAGTTCTACCAGGTTCACTTCTGGAAATTCACCAATTCAGAGATGCTAACAAAGATGTACTTGCTAAGGGTGGTCAACCAGCAATAGGTCGTCCTGTTCTTCTCGGTATTACAAAAGCTTCTCTTGAAACAGACTCATTCTTATCTGCTGCTTCATTCCAAGAAACAACTCGTGTTCTTACTGATTCAGCAATCAAGGGTAAACGTGATGAACTACTAGGCTTGAAAGAGAATGTTATTATTGGTAAACTAGTTCCTGCTGGTACAGGTATGAATCGCTACCGTAGTGTTGATTTAGTTAAACAAGGTAACGAAGAAGCCGAAGCTGGTGAGGTAATGGTTGAAAAGCAATAA
- a CDS encoding 50S ribosomal protein L7ae-like protein: MSYEKVLQANDHIIIGTKQTLKALRNNEVKEVIIADDADRYVTDKVLIAAQEKNVPVINVKSMKKLGKACGIDVGAAAVAIKG, from the coding sequence ATGTCTTATGAAAAAGTATTGCAGGCAAACGACCATATAATAATTGGTACGAAGCAGACACTTAAAGCTTTACGCAATAACGAGGTAAAGGAAGTCATCATTGCCGACGATGCAGATCGGTATGTGACAGATAAAGTTCTAATTGCTGCGCAAGAAAAAAATGTACCAGTCATTAATGTTAAATCCATGAAAAAGCTTGGTAAAGCTTGTGGAATTGATGTCGGTGCTGCGGCAGTTGCAATAAAAGGGTAA
- the rpsL gene encoding 30S ribosomal protein S12, whose translation MPTINQLVRKGRTSKTKKSDSPALNKGYNSMKKKLTDLSSPQKRGVCTRVGTMTPKKPNSALRKYARVRLTNSIEVTAYIPGIGHNLQEHSVVLIRGGRVKDLPGVRYHIVRGALDTAGVEGRMQGRSKYGTKRPKK comes from the coding sequence ATGCCAACTATTAACCAACTTGTACGCAAAGGTCGTACTAGCAAAACTAAGAAATCAGATTCACCAGCTCTAAACAAAGGCTATAACAGCATGAAGAAGAAACTTACAGACCTTTCTTCTCCACAAAAACGTGGTGTATGTACTCGTGTAGGTACAATGACACCAAAGAAACCAAACTCAGCACTTCGTAAATACGCTCGTGTTCGTTTAACGAACAGTATTGAGGTAACTGCTTATATTCCTGGTATTGGTCACAACCTACAAGAACACAGCGTAGTTCTTATTCGTGGTGGACGAGTAAAGGATTTACCGGGTGTGCGTTATCACATCGTTCGTGGTGCGCTTGATACAGCAGGTGTTGAAGGTCGTATGCAAGGCCGTTCTAAATACGGTACGAAAAGACCTAAAAAATAA
- the rpsG gene encoding 30S ribosomal protein S7, translating into MPRKGSVTRRDVLPDPIYKSKLITRLINQVMVDGKRGTAQTILYNAFDLIQERTGNEPMEVFEEAMKNIMPLLEVRARRVGGANYQVPVEVRPERRTTLGLRWLVLYARTRGEKTMEERLANEIMDAANNTGAAVKKREDTHKMAEANRAFAHYRW; encoded by the coding sequence ATGCCACGTAAAGGTTCAGTAACACGCAGAGATGTTCTGCCTGACCCAATTTACAAGTCTAAGCTTATTACTCGTTTAATCAACCAAGTTATGGTGGACGGTAAGCGAGGAACAGCACAAACAATTCTTTATAACGCGTTTGATTTGATTCAAGAACGTACTGGAAATGAGCCGATGGAAGTGTTTGAAGAAGCAATGAAAAACATTATGCCATTACTTGAAGTACGTGCTCGTCGTGTCGGTGGTGCAAACTACCAAGTACCAGTTGAGGTTCGTCCTGAACGTCGTACTACACTAGGTCTTCGCTGGTTAGTTCTTTACGCTCGTACTCGTGGAGAGAAAACGATGGAAGAGCGTCTTGCTAACGAAATCATGGACGCTGCTAACAACACTGGTGCAGCTGTTAAGAAGCGTGAAGACACACACAAGATGGCTGAAGCGAACAGAGCGTTTGCTCACTATCGTTGGTAA
- the fusA gene encoding elongation factor G, translated as MPREFSLEKTRNIGIMAHIDAGKTTATERILFYTGRIHKIGETHEGASQMDWMEQEQERGITITSAATTAQWKDHRINIIDTPGHVDFTVEVERSLRVLDGAVAVLDAQSGVEPQTETVWRQATTYGVPRIVFVNKMDKMGADFLYSVGTMKDRLGANAHPVQLPIGAEDDFNGIIDLVEMKAYFYEDDLGTVANASEIPDEYKEQAEEYRNSLIEGVAELDEELMMRYLEGEEFTTDELKAAIRKATLTVEFYPVLCGSAFKNKGVQLLIDSVLDYLPAPTDVADIEGIIPDTDEKITRKSSDEEPFSALAFKVMTDPYVGKLTFFRVYSGTIDAGSYVKNSTKGKRERMGRILQMHANSREEISTVYAGDIAAGVGLKDTSTGDTLCDEKSLVILESMEFPEPVISVAIEPKSKADQDKMSVALAKLAEEDPTFKTETNVETGQTIISGMGELHLDIIVDRMRREFKVEANVGAPQVAYRETFRSSAEVEGKFVRQSGGRGQFGHVWIRFEPNEEGAGFEFKNEITGGVVPREYIPSVQAGLEDAMSNGPLAGYPLIDVKAALFDGSYHDVDSNEMAFKVAASLALKNAKSKCNPVILEPMMKVEVVIPEEYMGDIMGDITSRRGRVEGMEARGNAQVVRGFVPLAEMFGYATALRSNTQGRGTYTMHFDHYEELPKSLMDDVIEKNSGK; from the coding sequence ATGCCTAGAGAGTTCTCCTTAGAAAAGACACGTAATATCGGTATCATGGCACACATTGATGCTGGTAAAACGACAGCGACTGAGCGTATTCTTTTCTACACAGGACGCATCCATAAGATCGGGGAAACACACGAAGGTGCTTCACAAATGGACTGGATGGAGCAAGAGCAAGAACGTGGTATTACAATCACTTCAGCTGCGACAACAGCCCAATGGAAAGATCATCGTATTAACATTATCGATACACCAGGACACGTAGACTTCACAGTAGAGGTTGAGCGTTCATTACGTGTACTCGATGGTGCAGTAGCCGTACTTGATGCTCAATCTGGTGTAGAGCCACAAACTGAAACAGTGTGGCGTCAAGCAACAACATATGGGGTACCACGTATTGTGTTCGTTAACAAAATGGACAAAATGGGTGCAGACTTCTTATATTCAGTAGGAACAATGAAAGACCGTTTAGGAGCAAATGCTCACCCAGTTCAACTTCCAATTGGTGCGGAAGATGATTTCAACGGAATCATTGACCTAGTTGAAATGAAAGCTTACTTCTACGAAGATGATTTAGGAACTGTTGCAAATGCATCTGAAATTCCTGATGAGTATAAAGAGCAAGCTGAAGAGTATCGTAACAGCCTAATTGAAGGTGTTGCGGAACTTGATGAAGAATTAATGATGCGCTACTTAGAAGGTGAAGAATTTACTACAGATGAGCTTAAGGCGGCTATCCGTAAAGCGACATTAACTGTTGAATTCTATCCTGTTCTATGTGGTTCAGCATTCAAAAACAAAGGTGTTCAGTTACTAATTGATTCAGTACTTGATTACCTTCCAGCTCCAACAGATGTAGCTGATATTGAAGGTATCATTCCAGATACTGATGAGAAGATTACTCGTAAATCTAGTGATGAAGAACCATTCTCAGCATTAGCATTTAAAGTAATGACTGACCCTTATGTTGGTAAACTTACTTTCTTCCGCGTATATTCTGGTACAATTGATGCTGGTTCTTACGTGAAAAACTCTACGAAAGGTAAGCGTGAGCGTATGGGTCGTATCCTGCAAATGCACGCTAACTCTCGTGAAGAAATTTCAACAGTTTATGCTGGTGACATCGCTGCGGGTGTAGGCTTAAAAGATACTTCTACTGGGGATACTCTTTGTGATGAGAAGAGCCTAGTAATTCTTGAGTCTATGGAATTCCCTGAGCCAGTTATCTCGGTTGCTATTGAGCCAAAATCAAAAGCTGACCAAGATAAAATGTCTGTTGCACTTGCTAAACTTGCTGAAGAAGATCCGACGTTCAAGACTGAAACAAATGTTGAAACGGGTCAAACGATCATCTCAGGTATGGGTGAGCTTCACCTTGATATTATCGTTGATCGTATGAGACGTGAATTCAAAGTTGAAGCAAATGTTGGTGCTCCTCAGGTAGCATACCGTGAAACTTTCCGTTCATCTGCGGAAGTTGAAGGTAAGTTCGTACGTCAGTCTGGTGGTCGTGGACAATTCGGTCACGTATGGATTCGTTTCGAACCTAACGAAGAGGGTGCTGGTTTCGAATTCAAAAACGAAATCACTGGTGGTGTAGTTCCTCGTGAATACATTCCATCTGTTCAAGCAGGTCTTGAAGATGCGATGTCTAACGGTCCACTTGCTGGATACCCACTAATCGATGTTAAAGCTGCATTATTTGATGGTTCATACCATGATGTTGACTCGAATGAGATGGCATTTAAAGTAGCTGCTTCATTAGCATTGAAAAATGCAAAATCTAAATGTAACCCAGTAATTCTTGAACCTATGATGAAGGTTGAAGTTGTTATCCCAGAAGAATATATGGGTGACATTATGGGTGATATCACTTCACGCCGTGGTCGCGTTGAGGGTATGGAAGCTCGCGGTAACGCACAAGTTGTTCGCGGATTCGTACCTCTTGCTGAAATGTTTGGTTATGCAACTGCATTACGTTCAAACACTCAAGGTCGCGGAACTTACACAATGCATTTCGACCATTATGAAGAATTACCAAAGAGCTTAATGGACGATGTTATTGAAAAAAATAGTGGTAAATAA